From one Plasmodium yoelii strain 17X genome assembly, chromosome: 12 genomic stretch:
- a CDS encoding survival motor neuron-like protein, putative, producing MDEFNESLEDLEEKINEYNKQLALVRDEIKKYEQIQNDQNEENEQIQNLKKLECDMIEVINLTRDLIKYKKKNESDDEIPNQIAEENEQPFSNENENVMNESELLVGRTCSFMYENKRVYGSIENVVIQNNMEQLLVHVFETNEQVLVQKNYVQLNEILHTLPTSENNQFQALYKKDGQWYDCMVSKNKGDSYLITYIGYNNSEYVKNDQIRIKKKKKIKEVITPAGYKIPENLIIKENDSLKTKLKKTKKRNALKKKQKNELINKEFANKTQQWKSVHEKAISKSKHLLIAHKKTENIEYTNNPANINIRRKFDYKDNED from the exons ATGGACGAATTTAATGAATCATTAGAAGATTTAGAG gaaaaaataaatgagtATAATAAACAGCTAGCTTTAGTAAgagatgaaataaaaaaatatgaacaaattcaaaatgatcaaaatgaagaaaatgagcAAATACAAAACTTGAAAAAGTTGGAATGTGATATGATAGAAGTTATAAACTTAACTCGGGActtgattaaatataaaaaaaaaa aCGAATCAGATGATGAAATACCCAATCAAATAGCTGAAGAAAATGAACAGCCATTTTCAAacgaaaatgaaaatgttaTGAACGAGTCAGAATTATTAGTTGGGAGAACATGCAGTTTTATGTATGAAAACAAAAGAGTATATGGGTCAATAGAAAATGTAGTTATTCAAAATAATATGGAGCAACTATTAGTTCATGTATTTGAAACGAATGAACAAGTTTTagtacaaaaaaattatgtacagTTAAATGAAATATTGCACACACTACCGACGTCGGAAAATAATCAATTTCAGGCCTTATATAAAAAGGATGG GCAATGGTACGATTGTATGGTATCGAAAAATAAAGGAGACAGTTATTTGATTACATATATAGGTTATAATAATAGTGAGTATGTAAAAAATGATCAAataagaattaaaaaaaaaaaaaaaattaaagaggTAATCACCCCAGCTGGTTATAAAATACcagaaaatttaataattaaagaaaatgactcattaaaaacaaaattaaaaaaaacaaaaaaaagaaatgccctaaaaaaaaaacaaaaaaatgaattaataaataaagaatttgCAAATAAAACACAACAATGGAAATCAGTCCATGAAAAAGCTATAAGCAAAAGTAAGCACCTTTTAATAGCTCataaaaaaacagaaaataTTGAATATACTAATAATCCtgcaaatataaacattagAAGAAAATTTGACTATAAAGATAATGaagattaa
- a CDS encoding U4/U6.U5 tri-snRNP-associated protein 1, putative, translating to MEKENVLSIEKTNELRKKLGLKELEIDKNEKGDDSKKGDGNKKGDDNKKGVRGRKKKENDEPKENDEPKENDENGQVKTLTEEFEDDIDDVQNWVNKTRNVINKKLEQEKIKYSDDDEEDDEEDGGVSKKGKKKGKKRQNSKKFSNNLKVQHKTEEIENDMVLTLKDQNVLNDEDDCLINEELKKKNIKSLITKNDDNYWNQNYYNPLSYYENDLKNEQKDNNTSINMIPKYDEEDHSFDIQINYNDNEKEYEQKSTAKNNFDKIKKNNTENLKKRNLNNVDDEITKSSNTIQMKKRKIKNINKRKSDDVWSFLYDDPINEEKESEKNNGNKIKKEKNNVKPNKENVNANSNILQDVMEKIKEENMNMGFNYFNDTLLSQHEEEKELYELLEKGNDLKKKKKERINYQNELLKRIVINDDDDDKKIEDEKNNNTIKLTDASEFCKSIYLPIDMHDNIKKSTLKKNDKINGIEIAVSDRPNNSNRLSKLNHNDQDENDQDENDQDDEKKKKKNENIYDDGDDEIDLSENGVSEIFNEIKLDEGLFGALEYLKTRGELNIEDKVYRNPENKPLHMPTDKNEIKIDYKNDTGKVMTPKESFRYISWIFHGKKQGKNKLEKKIKRMEIERRFKENPMESLPTLNVLKKVQEVQKKVYFTLSNNG from the coding sequence ATGGAAAAAGAGAATGTATTAAGCATAGAAAAAACTAACGAGTTACGAAAAAAATTAGGATTAAAGGAATTAGAAATAGACAAAAATGAAAAGGGGGATGATAGCAAAAAAGGGGATGGCAATAAAAAGGgggatgataataaaaaaggtgTAAGGGGtagaaagaaaaaagaaaatgatgaaccaaaagaaaatgatgaaccaaaagaaaatgatgaaaatggcCAAGTAAAAACATTAACCGAAGAATTTGAAGATGATATTGATGATGTTCAAAATTGGGTGAATAAAACAAgaaatgttataaataaaaaattagaacaagaaaaaataaaatatagtgatgatgatgaagaaGATGATGAAGAAGATGGTGGTGTGtcaaaaaaaggaaaaaaaaaaggaaaaaaaagacaaaatagCAAAAAATTTTCTAACAATTTAAAAGTACAACATAAAACTGAAGAAATTGAAAATGATATGGTTTTAACATTGAAAGAtcaaaatgttttaaatgatgaagatgactgtttaataaatgaagaattaaaaaaaaaaaatatcaaaagcttaataacaaaaaatgatgataattatTGGAaccaaaattattataatccaCTCTCATATTATGagaatgatttaaaaaatgaacaaaaagaTAATAACACATCTATAAATATGATTCCAAAATATGATGAAGAAGACCATTCCTTTGATATTCAGATAAATTATAATGACAATGAAAAAgaatatgaacaaaaaagtactgcaaaaaataattttgataaaataaaaaaaaacaatacaGAAAATTTAAAGAAAAGAAATCTCAATAATGTTGATGATGAAATTACAAAAAGTAGTAATACTATtcaaatgaaaaaaagaaaaataaaaaatataaataaaagaaaatcaGATGATGTGTGGAGTTTCTTATATGATGATCCaataaatgaagaaaaagaatcagaaaaaaataatggaaataaaataaaaaaagagaaaaataatgtaaaaccaaataaagaaaacGTAAATGCAAATAGTAATATTCTACAAGATGTTatggaaaaaattaaagaagaaaatatgaacatgggatttaattattttaatgatACATTACTTAGTCAAcatgaagaagaaaaagaattGTATGAACTATTAGAAAAAGgaaatgatttaaaaaaaaaaaaaaaagaaagaattAATTATCAAAATGAACTATTAAAACGTATTGTAataaatgatgatgatgatgataaaaaaattgaagatgaaaaaaataataatactataaaattaacaGATGCTTCTGAATTTTGTAAAAGTATATACTTACCAATAGATATGCATgacaatattaaaaaatcaacattaaaaaaaaatgataaaataaatggtaTAGAAATTGCAGTATCCGATCGACCAAATAATTCAAATCGACTTTCAAAACTAAATCATAATGATCAAGATGAAAATGATCAAGATGAAAATGATCaagatgatgaaaaaaaaaaaaaaaaaaatgaaaatatatatgatgatgGTGATGATGAAATAGATCTTTCAGAAAATGGCGTATCTGAAATTTTTAACGAAATTAAATTAGATGAAGGATTATTTGGGGCATTAGAATATTTGAAAACTAGAGGGGAACTAAACATAGAAGATAAGGTTTATAGAAACCCTGAAAATAAACCATTACATATGCCAacagataaaaatgaaataaaaatcgattataaaaatgatacagGAAAAGTTATGACACCCAAAGAAAGCTTTCGATATATCTCGTGGATTTTTCACGGAAAAAAACAaggtaaaaataaattagaaaaaaaaataaaaagaatggAAATTGAACGTAGATTTAAAGAAAATCCAATGGAATCTCTTCCAACTTTAAATGTTCTTAAAAAAGTTCAAGAAGTTCAAAAAAAAGTTTATTTTACCCTATCCAATAATGggtga
- a CDS encoding Rh5 interacting protein, putative, producing the protein MMKKIIMITNLIIIILGLILFNCSWCGSKDIILNKTNNDDDNNNNNNVLFSLNYKIRDKIHKGKIIHADGIDSYGYKQKGVSTVIPLIHESKIKDFFSINDDEQTCNYHIYKHGISNNKYNIKCYQNNFCGLLPNNKYIKEIQNDLLYCTHFNNKEMIIYHISEPELLKPDVIYQEIIFLENQKKILINCNTMFIDIVSINSIPFTYCLNDNLLLYGLKLCANKTYCYINFSKFDVKSCPIYDSYILHIKYRCKEEPNRALIKNDSINSKIKYSERICKYGYNIIQNSLLNKELIYIPKSDIKNYRKFLSNKCEKNYSCGNKVCSVNQYCDEVTETCRCKKLGIPINEQTCEPIDVCQLLNCPEDSICVQNKITNKTECKCNDNKYFYQNKCYDSHEFEDFLKLNHIEYSQTYIDKLYTGSALKPEHIFMECPKDFEIKIINAYASCYNIPFSLNNIHKKRITAILKKECNGKNKCAYGNSIYNAEILYYPNICTGEFIYFKYNYLCKEKEEDDEDDETDEHHSEKTKLRLENLSKNPVSKNINEHTKIKSNQNVTSYIKILNNTENSKIECLGGKIQIRSAIIKGGPGCEDLNITTSVQTYCNDTSNCDIGSMYKFDTYCINNQYLYVSYECKNLCTYCTSDSSCYGNKFNHRCFCDYPYISKNKDNNVVCEIPTSCSSIKCRQNEECKNSNGYIYCDCINGYNIIDGVCQKDIPCFDQCPTNKKCVVVKGKNVCKCISRLLDKKGKPICYDNESDDDYDVLYASKNKCKKKEYINMCNKNKENCVYYINTDEARCECKDHFVRSPKTNECEAIGYCDNIECKKNEECIYSNGKGECVCKDNFYKNGEGKCVHNNLCTVNNGNCTDQANCIYHEDKPHECTCKKEGYVFLNNKCVIRDKCSEKSYCSDNSICINVLNKEPMCVCTFNYIKKNDLCILKNPCLLNNGNCPKNSICKYQSDKTTCTCTENYTQKNNICEPLIDQTYQKFLIKYNEDTYISLGGCGIIYFIYDDNQILWKINSTEEFYIFDYTFPNNENVNVYIKNKNTKTIIYLEKIQNENTKIYDDFVLDHLHCSYTNMFFMPGRNRLPNMSYYE; encoded by the coding sequence atgatgaaaaaaataataatgataaccAACTTAATCATAATCATATTGGGGTTAATACTATTTAACTGTTCATGGTGTGGTAGCAaagatattattttaaataaaactaataatgatgatgataataataataataataatgtattattttccttaaattataaaatacgagataaaatacataaaggaaaaataatacatgCAGATGGCATAGATTCATATGGATACAAACAAAAAGGCGTTTCTACTGTTATTCCTTTAATACAtgaaagtaaaataaaagattttttttcaataaatgATGATGAACAAACATgtaattatcatatatataaacatggtatatcaaataataaatataatataaaatgttatcaaaataatttttgtggATTATTaccaaataataaatatattaaagaaatacaaaatgatttattatattgtacacattttaataataaagaaatgaTCATATATCATATAAGTGAACCCGAATTATTAAAACCAGATGTTATATATCaagaaattatatttttagaaaaccaaaaaaaaattctaatAAATTGTAATACAATGTTTATTGATATTGTTTCTATAAATAGCATTCCTTTTACATATTGTCTAaatgataatttattattatatggttTAAAATTATGTGCTAATAAAACTTAttgttatataaatttttcaaaatttgatGTAAAATCATGTCCTATATAtgattcatatatattacatataaaatatagatgtaaAGAAGAACCAAATCGTgctttaattaaaaatgattcAATAAAttctaaaataaaatattctgAACGGATATGTAAGTATggttataatattatacaaaaCAGTTTATTAAACAAGGAATTAATTTATATCCCTAAAagtgatattaaaaattatagaaaatttttatcaaataaatgtgaaaaaaattattcatgTGGAAATAAAGTTTGTTCGGTAAATCAATATTGTGATGAAGTTACTGAAACATGTAGATGTAAAAAATTGGGAATTCCAATTAATGAACAAACTTGTGAACCTATAGATGTATGTCAATTATTAAATTGTCCAGAAGATTCAATTTGtgtacaaaataaaataacaaacaAAACAGAATGTAAatgtaatgataataaatatttttatcaaaataaatgttatgaTTCTCATGAATTTGaagattttttaaaattaaatcatATAGAATATAGTCAAAcatatatagataaattatatacagGGTCAGCATTAAAACCtgaacatatatttatggaATGCCCAAAAgattttgaaataaaaattattaatgcATATGCTTCTTGTTATAATATTCCATTTTCTCTAaataatattcataaaaaacGAATTACagctattttaaaaaaagaatgtaatgggaaaaataaatgtgCATATGgtaatagtatatataatgcagaaattttatattacccaaatatatgtacaggagaatttatatattttaaatataattatttatgtaaaGAAAAGGAAGAAGATGATGAAGATGACGAAACAGATGAGCATCATTCTGAAAAAACAAAACTTCGATTAGAAAATTTGTCTAAAAACCCagtttcaaaaaatataaatgaacatacaaaaataaaatcaaatcAAAATGTTACatcttatataaaaatattaaataatacagaaaatagtaaaatagaATGTCTTGGAGGTAAAATACAAATTCGTAGTGCAATAATAAAAGGAGGACCAGGATGTGAAGATTTAAATATTACAACATCGGTGCAAACATATTGTAACGACACTAGTAATTGTGATATAGGAAGTATGTATAAATTTGATACATATTGTATTAATAATCAATATCTTTATGTATCTTATGAATGTAAAAATTTATGTACATATTGTACTAGCGATTCATCTTGTTAtggaaataaatttaatcaTAGATGTTTTTGTGATTATCcttatatatcaaaaaataaagataataatgTGGTTTGTGAAATTCCTACAAGTTGTTCATCAATAAAATGTAGACAAAATGAAGAATGTAAAAATTCAAATGGGTATATATATTGTGATTGTATTAATggatataatataatagatGGGGTATGTCAAAAAGATATTCCATGTTTTGATCAATGCccaacaaataaaaaatgtgttgtagtaaaaggaaaaaatgtGTGCAAATGTATTAGTAGATTATTagataaaaaaggaaaaccTATATGTTATGATAATGAATCAGATGACGATTATGATGTTTTATATGcttctaaaaataaatgtaaaaaaaaagaatatattaatatgtgtaataaaaataaagaaaattgtgtttattatataaatactgATGAAGCTCGATGTGAATGTAAAGATCATTTTGTTAGATCTCCCAAAACTAATGAATGTGAAGCTATTGGATATTGTGATAATATagaatgtaaaaaaaatgaagaatgtatatattcaaaTGGTAAAGGAGAATGTGTGTGCAaagataatttttataaaaatggagaaGGAAAATGtgtacataataatttatgtaCAGTTAATAATGGTAACTGCACTGATCAGGCAAATTGTATATACCATGAAGATAAACCACATGAATGTACATGTAAAAAAGAGGGTTATGTTTtcttaaataataaatgtgttATAAGAGATAAATGTAGTGAAAAAAGTTATTGTTCAGATAATTCGATTTGtataaatgtattaaataaagaacCTATGTGTGTATGcacatttaattatattaaaaaaaatgatctttgtattttaaaaaatccaTGCTTACTTAATAATGGGAATTGCCCAAAAAATTCGATTTGCAAATATCAAAGTGATAAAACAACATGTACATGTACAGAAAAttatacacaaaaaaataatatatgtgaaCCATTAATAGACCAAACATatcaaaaatttttaataaaatataatgaagatACTTATATTTCACTTGGTGGATGtggtattatttattttatatatgatgATAATCAAATATTATGGAAAATTAATTCTACAGaagaattttat